The genomic DNA CCGCCCGCTCGGCCTGGACTTCTGGTTCGGGCTCCCTGTCGAGGAGGCCCACCGCGTCGGCCGGATCGGCCCGGTCGAACCGCCGCCCGCCGAGGCCGGGGGCGGCATCCTGCGCGTGCGCCCCAAGCGCAGCGTCACCGAGGCCTACCGCGACCCGGAATCCCTCACCCGCCGGGCCTTCGGGGCGATCGATCCGTTCCCCGACGAGAACGACGCCGCCTACCGGGCCGCCGAACTCCCCGCCTCCAACGGCATCGCCACCGCCCGCGCCCTGGCCCGCTGCTATGCCGCGATGATCGGCGAGGTCGACGGCCACCGGCTGTTCGCCCCGGCCACGCTCACCCTCGCCCGTACCGAGGAATCCGCCGGCCCGGACCGGGTGCTGGTCGTCGGCACCCGCTTCGGCCTCGGCTACATGCTGCACGGCCCGGCCGCCCCGCTGCTGGCCCCCGGCTCCTTCGGACACCCGGGCCGGGGCGGCTCGCTCGGGTTCGCCGACCCCGAATCCGGCATCGCCCTCGGCTATGTGACGAACGGTCTGCAGAAGGGAGTTACCGCCGACCCCCGTGCCCAGGCACTGGTCAGAGCAG from Streptomyces sp. NBC_00654 includes the following:
- a CDS encoding serine hydrolase domain-containing protein — its product is MDVRGTVAPGFEPVGDAFVRNFERRGERGAAVTVYRHGRKVVDLWAGTKDVDGTEPWAVDTVQVVRSAGKGIAAAVPLMLHQRGQVDLDAPVGTYWPEFKANGKERVLVRHLLAHRAGVPALDRVLTPAEAADGVSGARAVAAQRPQWEPGTDHGYHAQTYSWLIGELVRRATGRTIGRWIAEEIARPLGLDFWFGLPVEEAHRVGRIGPVEPPPAEAGGGILRVRPKRSVTEAYRDPESLTRRAFGAIDPFPDENDAAYRAAELPASNGIATARALARCYAAMIGEVDGHRLFAPATLTLARTEESAGPDRVLVVGTRFGLGYMLHGPAAPLLAPGSFGHPGRGGSLGFADPESGIALGYVTNGLQKGVTADPRAQALVRAVRSAL